TTAGAGACCAGAGTAACTCAATTCAGCTGAAACAAATCAACAACTGGTCCTGAGGCCTCTTGAAACCCTCCAAAGGAAGGGGACCCTTCATCTCTCCAGGTAGCCCCTTTTGTGCTGGGGAGCCAGCCCTGAGAGGTAGAAAAGTATTTTCCTGTAACTGCCTCTCTCTGTAATATCCCAAACCTCCATTGACTCTTGGTTCTACCAAGTAGAACAGAGTTAATTTCTCTTCCACAGGACATTAAAAGATGACAGCCGCATCCTCCCATCTCCCTTTAACTGACTCTATGATTGCCTAGTCTTGAGACCCCTTCCCAAACTGGTCACCCTCTGTCTCCAGACACTGACCCAGCTGTCAGCATTCTACCCAAAAATGAAGAGCCTTGGTCTTCAAACAGAGTTGACTGAGGGAGAGGTCAGCAAGTGGCCCCAATCCCTGCCCTGGTCTCCTTGTGGCTGCTTTATGCTGAATGCTTCCCCAATGCActtcccctggccatatcctcCCCCATTCTGAAGGAGggttttatatttatctctatcaaatttcatcttattagatttgatCCAAAACCCTAAAAGTTGAGTCTTTGGGGATCTTACTTCCCACATCCAATGCTCATCATCCTTCCCAGCCTTGTGTTATTGGCAAATCAGAGTGGCAAAGCCTTCATTGGAATCATGGCCAGGGCCACTCCACCAGGTATCTCCCACCTATTAGCGACCTGTTGGTGAGTCTCAGGATGGGCTAGAAGGGCTCCCCACATACTATTCCATCTGAAGTCCTGCTAACCTGGTAGACCCTGGGCTGGTAGCCTCACCTCCCTGAGTTTCTCCAGAATTTTCCCTTTCAGGTAACTGGGACCAACTCAGAAACCTCCTCACTGAGAGGATACATTATCAAAACAGGTCAGTACCCGGAAGGGGCCTCTTTCTGTCAAGTGGGAAAAGTCTtttaaactggagaaagaagggaagaaagagaaacatcTGTATGAAGCAAAGCTAACCAGAGGGCAATCtaggcatggagatgggaggtGAAGGAAGGTGAGTGATGCCTGAGGCTTGGATGAGAAGTTGAGGCTCTGCTGTGAAGGGCCTTCAAAGTTTGTAGTTGATCTCAAGGCAGTCAGGTAGCCAATGGCCATTCCTGAAGCATTTGCTATattgatatatgtgtatatatatgtgtatatatatatatatatacatatatatatatatatatgtatatatatatatatatatacacacacacacacacactccctgtCTAAGGGAGCAGACAACAACTAGGACAACCACCTACAGACCACATAAAcagaatggaatgggggaaggcttCCAGGAGTAGGTGGTATTTGAGTTGGGACTTAAGAGGGAGGTCAGTGGTCAGAGCAGCGGAGGGATCTGGGCATGGTGGACAGCCAGAGACAATGCCCACTTGAAAGAGTGGGAGGGTGGGATTCATGAACATCCAGAAAACAGGGATTCTGAATGAAAGAGGATGAGTTGGGGGCTGAAGCATAAGACCGGAGAGGAAGGAGTGGGCAGGTGATGAGGGACTTCAAAGCTATTAGACCCTGGAAGTCAGAGAGAGCCACTGAAGTTACGAAGTGACAAGGGAAGGGGCGACATGGTCACCTGGGCTTTAGGAAAATTCCtttgactgaatggaggatggactggagagaggagagacttgagacaggtagatcccactcccccacccccatgtgCTTTGCACTAGTCCAGAGAGAAGGGGATGAAGTCTTGGGGGAGAGGGCAATGTCAAATGTGTAAAGGAGGCATATTTGGGAGATGTTGCAAAGGGAAAAGCAACAAGTCTTGGCAATAGCTTGGATATGGAGGGTAAGAGATAGTGCAGAGTTCAAGGAGGTGGTGGTAAGGGAATCTGGGTTTGGGGGAAAGAGAATAAGTTTCATTTGAGCTGTGTCCCATTTAAGACACCTATGGGAGCTTGGCAATTAGGACAGAAGTTAGGGCtgatcattcaatcaatcaacatctAAATCAATGGCATCGAGATTCTGATGGAACCAACAGAAGCCACTGAAGTGTGTTAAGCAGGAGAGTGACCTGGTCAGATCTTGGCAGTAAAGGGTCTGAATTAGGGTAGCAGACCTTGGAGGGGAGAGGGGACATCCACCTTGGGAGCTATTGAGGAGGAAACAGCACTTTATATAGAGTGACTGGAGGGGCAGAGGGGAGTGGGGACTACTCAAGATGACAAACCAGGAGACCCAGAAAAATTGTAGAACCTTCAACAGAAGTGAGGAAATTGGGGAATGGACAAAGATAATGACCTGTTTGGAATCtgaatcaggaagatccaagctcaaatcccacctcaggtacctattaactgtgtgaccctaggcaagtcacttcaccctgattgcctcagtttctcatcccAGGGGTGGGGTTGCTCACACAGTAAAGGACTGTTCTTCCTGTTCCTATTTGCCTTCCTCAGTCTGGCAAAAATCTGGGCTTTAATCATGTTGCGGAGGCCCAGCTCCCAAGCTCGGACAAGCTCTCTCCTCCCGGGAGGCCGACTTCCAGCTCACTGGAAGAGGCTGTGGCCACCGAATCCTCTCCAGGGCCAACAGAGGCTGGCACAGCCCAAGTCACAACTTCATTCTCCCTGCCCTCCCTGTCGAGCATGAGACTTAAGTAGATACCTATAAACAGGTGCCAGATGGCAGGAGGTCAGCCTCCACTGAGCTCCTGGCCACCCACACCCCCGAGTCCATTGGTCCCTTCCAGGTCCACCATCCCATGCACCTGTGGCCTAAATGGAGATGGCAACCTGTGGGGGGGGGGCACCCAAAGTCTGTAGGAAGGAAACTGTTTTCATTAACCACCTACATGTCTACAGCTCATCCAAGTTTGCAAAGCAAGTAGACGCATGAGAGCACTTACACCTCATAACCACCCTTTGGAGGCAGGTAACACTGACCTTcctgcccccattttacagatgaggaaatcgagcTCCAAGAGGGCAGGTGGGAGATGtgaggattggaactcaggtcttcctggctccaagtccaacactttaCTGGCTAGCTAACAGaacccccccacccacccaaatcCCCCTCCATTTAGAAATCACGCCATCTTCCCACCTGTGAGGGTAACTGTTGAGACCCATGCCACTCCCCACATCCCACTCACCATGGGAGTACTGCATGCCAACGGGGCGGTCACCACCTCCTTCTGCCCTTCCTGGACATCCAGGGGCACCACCACATCCCCATCCTCATTCTCTGGCCTCTCTGGGATGGCTCCATTGGAGGAGGGAGTCCGAGGCCCTGGCAGAGCAGGCTCTGCTGTTCTCATGGCGCTACCAGGGACCGCTGCACCCTTGTGGGGCCCCATAGCTCCAGCCCCAGACCCCAACAGGCGCCCTGCCTTGGCCAGACTGGCTCGGGGGCCTCCTCCGTGGCTGGCTTTTGGTGTCTCGTGGGAAGCGCTCCTGGAATGCGTTGTGACTTGCACAACCTGGCTGCTGAGCAGCTTGAGTAGGTGCTGCCTGTGGCTCTTGGTGGGGAGGACTTCTGCCTTGGCAGAAGGGCCCTTCCTCTCAGTTTTTCTTGGCACACTGTTGGCGGGAGGCTCTGCCGGTGGGGGCCCGGGGGGCAGCCTGGGCGCTGGCGCCGCCACCGCTGGCTCCCGGGGCTGCAGCACTGCCCGAGAGATGACTTTGGCTTTGACATTCTTGAAGTTGGGCCTGGGAAAGCTGATCTTCTCTGTTTTGTGGAGGCTGCTTCCCACTGGGGTCCCTGGCTTGGTGGCTGGCTTTCCCAggactttgcccaaggtccccTTGATGGGGGCCAGTTTCCTGGCAGACTTGACTGCCTCCTGAGTGCTTTTATCTGTTTCTGATAGTTTCTCCTTTGCTTTCTTGGGAGGGGAGATGGAAAAGGTCTCATTGGGGCATGCTGGGATAGCTGGTAGTAGAAAATCAGCCTCGCTTGGGCCAGGAACACTCTCCATCATCTGTGACATGGGCCCCGACCTTGAGGCCACCTCACAGCCTGGCAGATGACCGTTTGCCAGCAGGGCTGCCACGGACTGCTTTCCGGTGCCTACGGTGTTGTCTGGAGAGGTCATCTCACTCAGTGAATCTCCCGGCTGGCACGGCTGTTCTGCAGGGTCTTTGAAAGGCAACCCGTCCCCAGGACATTCAGCCTCCGGAGGGCACTGGAATGGTGGCATGCCTGGGCCACACATAGTCTGTGATGTGGGCTCACCTTTCGATTGGTCTTTGTAGAAGTCAAAAGTCTTTTCTGCCAGAGACATCAATGAACCATTGAACCCTTCCCAACCTGGCCCTGGGGCTGGGGGCTCCTCTGCTCTGGTTATTTCCTGCTCAAAGCTGTTGGTGAGAGCCCCAGGCATCTTCTCTGAAGACTGTAAGCTCTCAGCATCTGCAATGGCCGTGTTGGATAGAAGCTGACCCTCGACATTGGAGACCTCCAAAGGATCCTGGCAAGGGGTCTCCAGGGGCATCTCTGAACCCTGGCTAGGGGAATCCATGCCTCCTACACCCACCTCAGAACAGGGCAGGGTGGCCGTAACTTGCCCACAAGGGAGCCCAGGCTGAGGCAGGCTTCTCAGGGCAGGAGGTGCGGCAGATGCTGCCATGACACCCTggcctttgtccttcatttgccACCCTTCTTCCAGGCTGAGAGACACGCAGTCTGCCGTCCCATTAGCATCTCCGCAGTCATATCTCCACTCTCCAGGCACTAAGGGCCGACCCCTCAGAGCCTGGGCACTGTTACACTGAAATTCTGGTTCCAACAGACCCATCTTGTCACTCCCCCAGGACCCCCTAGGGGCCTCGCCGCACATCGCTGCCTCCCAATAGACACCCTCGTCCCCAGCAAGTCCCTTGGTACATGAATTGGTTGAGGAAATTCTTTCTCCATCAGCCCCCAGCACATGCAGACAAGTTTCCTGAGTGGCCTGGGGGTCCCAGTGGGTGTGAAGGAAGGCTGAGGGTCCTTCAAGGGCCATGTAGTTCCCACGTTTATCCCTTTGAAATAAGGACGGCTGGGAGCCCTCTAGTGCCTTCTCCTCTGAATTCTGATTGTTCATTCTGGATTAATCTTTCAGTTGGTTCGATACCTAACCCCTCCAGgaggaaagtgaagaaaaatcaGGGTCTTAAACGGTGTAAAATCCAACTTGTCTGCAGCTCAGTGAGAAGGCTTCCATCACAGGACGTGCAGGCCATGTCTTTGTCTGACGTTCACCAGGAAGGGAAGCACACCTTGTTTCCTAAAATAAATAGAGTCCTCAGTATAAATGAAATGTCTAAGAATTACTCATCCCCACTTGACAATGCTTGCCCATTGGAGATCCAGACTTGGAAACAAAAACTCTCTCACCTAAGACTCTACTATCAAGTTCCGGACCCACCCCCTTCCCGGGTCCCGTGCCGCTGTGGGTGCAGCCTGCACCAGAGCAGAGGTACCCCCGAGGACCGCCAAGGCCTCCCCAAGGAAGGCTGAGGCTGGGCTGAATCCAAGTCAGCATCCACAGAGGTCCTACATGAGCTCAGTGCTGTGGGGATGGCACCGAGCCAGGGAAGAGTCCCCGAGGAGGTGGCCACAatgcccccttccctccccaaagaCATGCCTCCTGACCTGGATCACCCTGCAGCCAGGGGGCCGGCCCAGGTCACTTAGAGGTTTCCTGTGGAGTATACAGACTGCTGCAGAACACAGCACCTTCCAGACTGCTTCCAGGCCCTCCCAGAAGACCTCCAGAGAGCCAGTTTGGGGcaagaacaccagccctggattcaaatcctgcctgcaGGTGACCTTAGACCACCCTAGCACCCAAGGCTTTCATTTCCTCTCCTGTGAAACGAGAGGATTGGAGGGGTCTGACTCAGACCCTAGGCTCAGTCGAGATCATCTTTGTAAGGCACTTTGTAAAAACCTTCAAGGACTTTATAAGTGCTGGCTATTGTTATGGCCTGAACATTCACTATATCACATCTGTTACACATTTAATTCTCACAGCTCCCTGGAAGGCAGATGCTaggattatactcattttacattggagactgaagcagacagaggtgaagtgattaacccagggtcacccagctaatagtgtctgaggttgaatttgaacttgggtcttcagGCCCAATATTCTATGCATTACTGTCACCTTGCACCTATCTGTTAGGGAATGAGATGTCAATAAATGATAAATGCTAGGGCAAGATGTCGGAGGACTCGGGAGCCCAGGTAAACCAGTGGGTCCTCATCCCAATAAAAGGCAGGGAAGGCTCCAGAAGCAGCCGGTGGCTGTCCTTCTCTGCTCCCTCTACCCCAGGCATTGTCCACAATAGGATCAGTAACCTCATTATGTTGTATCTCCCCCTCCATCCCTGCCCTGGACCAGGGCCTGGCTCCTACCCCAGCTGCTCAGCTGTCCCCAAAGCTCCATCCCAGCATCAGCAGAGTCAAGATCTGGAGCTGCCAGGGACCTCAGGAGATGCCAAGGTGGGAAAATGAGGCCAAGGAAGGTGACCACACCTGCCTGAGACAgggaaaggctctgttccacttTTCTGGGAAGATTCTGCAGTGACCTCCTTCTCCTTCATTCTGCTGGTAACTAGTCCCACATCTTCCCCACTCCTTCCTCAAACCAGCTGAGCTTCTGAAGAGGAAGACCTGTATCCTACCACTGCTGGCAAAAGGCTGAAACTCAGCACACAGCAGGTGCCAAGTTGATGGGTGTTCTCTTTTTACAGAAGGACCACCACCCTCCCCCACAAAGAGGCCTCAAGAAGGGAGAACGCTCCCCTAGACACATCCCCTCCAGTCAAGGGCCTGCTGTCAGTACAACTGGGCTCACGGTTAGAGAGAACACACCTTATCAGCGCCGTCAGCTGGCCCAGCCCTTCATCTCCAGGAATCTGAGACAAGCCACACATGCCTCTGGGGAACAAGGTGGGACCTTGTCATGCCAGGGCAACAAGGGCTAGGCCTGATGTCTGAGGAACATGTCTTCAAGAAGATAGGAACCCCCCACCCAGTCCACAGCTCTCCTGAAAGGAGGTCCCAAAACTTGCCAGTGCTCATGCTGACCCTCAGTAAGGGAAGAGCTGGGAAAGCAAGGTATCTTGATGAGGTCATTGTCCCCAATAAATGTCTCCAGGTAAACCAGGGCCCCTGAGGGCATTATTACAGAATGTTTCAGATTGATCCACATCTGGGCACAAGCAGGAGCAAAGAAACAAGGACACCCAGGACATCCTGGATCAAGCAAGATTTGATCatgggagaaggaaggacagaggaGGAGATGATTATGATggcagaagggagggcagattaagGGAGGCGGTGGTCAGAAGCAATCAAACTTTTGAGATAAGCAGaggtaaagagagagaggagaaagataaaTGGGGGggataggatggagagaaataaattgttagtaatcataactgtgaatatgaatgggatgaactggcCCATAAAATGGAAGGTGAGAGTAgaatgagtcaaaaaaaaaaaaacagaatcctacaacataTTATTTACAAGAGACACATTAAAATAGAGTGACACACAgctaaggttaaaaaaaggggggggggggcgggcaggggtagcaatcatgatcttgacaaagcaaaaacaaaaatagacctaatcagaagagataaggaaggaaactacattttgctaaaagataaTACATGAATGTCAATACTAAACATTActgatgtttagttattttcagttgtattcaactctttgtgaccccagttgggattttcttggcaaagacactgaaatggtttgctatttccttctctagctcattttatagatgaggaaaccgaggtaaacaagattaagtgacctgtcctgggtcacagagctagtaaatatctaaatctaattttgaattcaggtcttcctgactttaggcccagtATTCCATCCACTGGGCCAACCTGGCTTcccaatattaaacatatatgcattgtatccaaattcttaaaggaaaagttaaataatttatggGAGGAAAGAGTAAAACTACACTAGTGGGGAAACAaaactttcccctctcagaactagataaatctaaccattaCTAATATAAATAagagagaaattaggaagaaaaaaagaattttttaaaaagttcaatatgatagatctctagagaaaacaaatagaaaaaaaaaggagtatacatttttctcagttaTATATATAGCACCTTCATAAAACTTGATCATATATTAGAGTATAAAATCAGAATATTAAATCACAAACCAATGCAGAAAGTCAAATAATAAATGAATCTTttaagatcataatgcaatagaaATTATAGTCAATCAAGAGAAGTGG
The Macrotis lagotis isolate mMagLag1 chromosome 3, bilby.v1.9.chrom.fasta, whole genome shotgun sequence genome window above contains:
- the MTUS1 gene encoding microtubule-associated tumor suppressor 1 isoform X1 — its product is MNNQNSEEKALEGSQPSLFQRDKRGNYMALEGPSAFLHTHWDPQATQETCLHVLGADGERISSTNSCTKGLAGDEGVYWEAAMCGEAPRGSWGSDKMGLLEPEFQCNSAQALRGRPLVPGEWRYDCGDANGTADCVSLSLEEGWQMKDKGQGVMAASAAPPALRSLPQPGLPCGQVTATLPCSEVGVGGMDSPSQGSEMPLETPCQDPLEVSNVEGQLLSNTAIADAESLQSSEKMPGALTNSFEQEITRAEEPPAPGPGWEGFNGSLMSLAEKTFDFYKDQSKGEPTSQTMCGPGMPPFQCPPEAECPGDGLPFKDPAEQPCQPGDSLSEMTSPDNTVGTGKQSVAALLANGHLPGCEVASRSGPMSQMMESVPGPSEADFLLPAIPACPNETFSISPPKKAKEKLSETDKSTQEAVKSARKLAPIKGTLGKVLGKPATKPGTPVGSSLHKTEKISFPRPNFKNVKAKVISRAVLQPREPAVAAPAPRLPPGPPPAEPPANSVPRKTERKGPSAKAEVLPTKSHRQHLLKLLSSQVVQVTTHSRSASHETPKASHGGGPRASLAKAGRLLGSGAGAMGPHKGAAVPGSAMRTAEPALPGPRTPSSNGAIPERPENEDGDVVVPLDVQEGQKEVVTAPLACSTPMASTLKVLPGAGRDGSKQDSLVLSKIPVSKMRVWPSVSCRRRSTESWNFRPERALSPQRTKRVSNSGASRKSVAPNLVAALSTVEKGKQRHPRTSNSQPQPSPDPLSTEKALGLASYRAKCEHQGKVILHLRQLLVGGNRKLEALAVVVQHLLSQREEALKHHQAQARELVSLRGELVTASAACEKLEKARNELQAACQAFVDKLNEQHQADLAELESQLKEHYTGECERLQSICVQEVQKYQAQLQSQVDDLNAAHEAFKLEIESSHSEQVDLLKKAYEASLTEIKECHDLEKKSLEETFSEKHGSLEKEIHDLKSKNDALNEKLKLEEQKAASREKANLKNPQIMYLERELESLKAVLEIKNEKLHQQDVKLLKMEKLVDNNTALVDKLKRVQQENEELKARMDKHMAISRQLSTEQAVLQESLEKESKVNKRLSMENEELLWKLHNGDLCSPKKSPPSAALPFSSPRNSASFPSPMGSPR